The Nostoc sp. 'Lobaria pulmonaria (5183) cyanobiont' genome window below encodes:
- a CDS encoding FGGY-family carbohydrate kinase, whose amino-acid sequence MNLYLGIDFGTSGGRGVVIDEEASCIQAEVRYPFHGSPDDVTPKIWQEALFALVEQIPDQLRREIKAIAINGTSSTVLLVDAVGNPTDAPLLYNDARGSLLLEHLRSIAPPNHTVLSATSSLAKLLWMRQLPSFSEARYFLHQADWLAFLLHGYLGISDYHNALKLGYDVEKLKYPEWLEKLQIPIQLPKVLTPGTPIAELRPEIADKFGLRRDCLVCAGTTDSIAAFLASGAKLPGEAVTSLGSTLVLKLLSRTRVEDARYGIYSHRLGNLWLTGGASNTGGAVLKQFFTNAELESLSWEIDASKASELDYYPLLKVGDRFPINDPNLPPRLEPRPDNPVEFLHGLLESIARIESRGYELLQQMGADKLSRVYTAGGGAANDTWTAIRARNLQIPVVTSVYTEAAYGTALLAMGGGSKGEQE is encoded by the coding sequence ATGAATTTATATCTGGGTATCGACTTCGGCACATCTGGCGGACGCGGTGTGGTGATTGACGAGGAAGCCTCTTGTATTCAAGCAGAGGTACGATATCCCTTCCACGGCTCACCAGATGACGTTACGCCAAAAATTTGGCAGGAGGCTTTGTTTGCGTTGGTAGAACAAATACCCGATCAATTGCGGCGAGAAATTAAAGCGATCGCAATTAATGGTACTTCTTCTACCGTCTTGCTGGTCGATGCTGTTGGCAACCCAACAGATGCACCATTGCTATATAACGATGCGCGGGGATCATTGTTGCTAGAGCATTTGAGGAGCATAGCACCCCCCAATCATACCGTGTTGAGTGCCACCTCCAGCCTGGCCAAACTCTTGTGGATGAGGCAATTGCCTTCTTTTAGCGAAGCTAGATATTTCCTGCATCAAGCTGATTGGCTGGCGTTTCTCCTACATGGGTATTTAGGGATTAGCGATTACCATAATGCTTTAAAGCTGGGTTATGACGTAGAAAAGTTGAAATACCCAGAATGGCTAGAAAAGCTGCAAATACCGATTCAGCTACCCAAAGTTTTAACCCCTGGTACTCCGATTGCCGAATTGCGCCCTGAAATTGCCGATAAGTTCGGTTTACGCCGTGATTGTCTGGTGTGTGCAGGCACAACTGATAGTATTGCCGCTTTTCTCGCCAGTGGGGCAAAATTACCTGGTGAAGCCGTGACTTCCCTTGGTTCAACATTGGTACTAAAGTTGTTAAGTCGTACCCGTGTAGAAGATGCCAGATATGGGATTTACAGCCATCGCCTGGGTAATTTGTGGCTGACTGGTGGTGCTTCTAATACTGGAGGTGCAGTACTCAAGCAATTTTTCACAAACGCTGAGTTAGAAAGCCTTAGCTGGGAGATTGATGCATCAAAAGCTAGCGAGTTAGATTATTATCCGTTATTGAAGGTAGGCGATCGCTTTCCGATTAATGATCCCAATTTACCTCCACGTTTGGAACCACGCCCAGATAATCCAGTGGAATTTTTGCATGGGTTGTTAGAAAGTATTGCCCGCATAGAATCGCGAGGGTATGAATTATTACAGCAAATGGGCGCAGACAAATTGAGCCGTGTTTATACTGCTGGAGGTGGCGCGGCGAATGACACTTGGACTGCGATTAGGGCGCGTAATTTGCAGATTCCTGTAGTCACGTCAGTGTATACAGAAGCTGCTTATGGAACGGCGCTGTTGGCTATGGGAGGCGGAAGTAAGGGTGAACAAGAGTAA
- a CDS encoding phosphotransacetylase family protein has product MPKFPKYLLIGSTENYSGKSATVLGLSHQLQQKGLDISYGKPLGTSFNSSSGTVIEEDVQFIALSLNLPENRVAPTMLALDEPNVQKRLRGEDKTDYQQSLIQQYLHKSQGDLVLLEGPGNLSEGNLFDLSLLQMAEVLDAGVLLVSRYKSLLSVEALLAAKQRLGDRLVGAAINDIPVTQLEAVDTLLRPFLEQQGIPVLAMLPNSDLLRSVSVGELVKQLKADVLCRNDRMDLLVESLAIGAMNVNSAVKYFRKRRNMAVVTGGDRVEIQQAALETSTQCLILTGQLPPPPFILSRAEELEIPILSVDLDTLTTVEIVDRTFGQVRVHEPIKVQYIRQLMSQHFDIDRLLSKLDLTPAGALS; this is encoded by the coding sequence GTGCCAAAATTCCCTAAATATTTGCTGATTGGATCGACCGAGAATTACAGCGGTAAATCTGCAACTGTTCTGGGTTTGTCTCATCAGCTACAGCAAAAAGGTCTGGATATTAGCTACGGTAAACCACTCGGTACGTCTTTCAATTCGTCTAGTGGAACCGTAATTGAGGAAGATGTCCAGTTCATCGCTCTTAGCCTCAATTTGCCGGAAAACCGCGTTGCACCTACAATGCTGGCTTTGGATGAACCAAATGTGCAAAAGCGCTTGCGTGGGGAAGACAAAACCGATTATCAGCAGTCCCTAATACAGCAATATTTACATAAGTCTCAAGGAGATTTAGTGTTACTGGAGGGGCCTGGTAATTTGTCCGAAGGCAATTTGTTTGACTTGTCTTTGCTGCAAATGGCTGAAGTATTGGATGCTGGTGTGCTGTTAGTAAGCCGCTATAAATCCTTGCTTTCGGTTGAGGCGCTATTGGCTGCAAAACAGCGTCTGGGCGATCGCTTGGTTGGAGCTGCGATCAATGATATTCCTGTCACCCAACTAGAAGCAGTTGACACTCTCTTGCGCCCATTTTTGGAACAGCAAGGGATTCCAGTACTAGCAATGCTGCCGAATAGCGATTTACTCCGCAGCGTCAGTGTTGGCGAACTAGTCAAGCAGTTAAAGGCTGATGTTCTCTGTCGCAACGATCGCATGGATTTGTTGGTAGAAAGTCTGGCAATTGGAGCGATGAATGTCAACTCCGCTGTGAAATATTTCCGCAAACGCCGAAATATGGCAGTGGTGACAGGAGGCGATCGGGTGGAAATTCAGCAAGCGGCTTTGGAAACTTCTACCCAATGTTTAATTCTCACCGGGCAACTACCACCCCCACCGTTCATTCTCAGTCGCGCTGAAGAACTAGAAATACCCATTTTGTCTGTTGATTTAGATACCCTCACCACTGTAGAAATTGTTGACCGCACTTTTGGTCAAGTCCGTGTCCACGAGCCGATTAAGGTTCAGTATATTCGCCAGTTGATGTCCCAGCATTTTGACATTGACCGCTTGTTATCCAAACTAGATTTAACTCCGGCAGGGGCATTGTCTTAG
- the psaM gene encoding photosystem I reaction center subunit XII — protein MSDTQVYIALVVALIPGVLAWRLATELYK, from the coding sequence ATCTCAGATACTCAAGTCTACATCGCTCTAGTTGTAGCCTTGATCCCAGGAGTTCTAGCTTGGCGATTAGCCACAGAACTTTACAAATAA
- a CDS encoding YajQ family cyclic di-GMP-binding protein — protein MASTFSFDIVSDFDRQELVNAVDQVIRDIKGRYDLKDTETTVELVEESINVSTDSEFTLDSVHTILREKAAKRNLSQKIFDFGKVESASGNRVRQEIKLKKGISQEIAKQISKLIRDEFKKVQASIQGDAVRVSAKSKDDLQVVMQRLKQEDYPVALQFTNYR, from the coding sequence ATGGCTTCTACTTTTTCCTTTGACATTGTGAGCGACTTTGACCGACAAGAGTTGGTTAACGCTGTCGATCAAGTTATACGAGACATCAAAGGTCGTTACGACCTCAAAGACACTGAAACTACTGTCGAGTTAGTTGAAGAAAGCATTAACGTTAGTACTGACAGCGAGTTTACCTTAGATTCTGTACACACCATTCTGCGAGAAAAAGCCGCCAAGCGTAACCTCTCCCAAAAAATCTTTGATTTTGGCAAGGTTGAATCAGCCAGTGGTAATCGCGTGCGTCAAGAAATCAAACTCAAAAAAGGCATCAGTCAGGAAATCGCCAAACAAATTTCCAAATTGATTCGGGACGAATTCAAAAAGGTACAAGCTTCAATTCAAGGGGATGCTGTGCGGGTTTCTGCCAAATCTAAAGATGACTTGCAAGTTGTCATGCAGCGGCTAAAACAAGAAGACTACCCAGTTGCTTTGCAATTTACAAATTATCGTTAA
- a CDS encoding glutathione S-transferase family protein, with the protein MLKLYGGARSRASIVHWYLEELEIPYEFVKLDMQAGEHLKPEYLAINPFGKVPAIVDGDFQLWESGAILLYLADKYSKTPLSPEERSVFSQWVLFANATLSPGIFGEENREREMPRLLTPLDEIFSRQSFLHGNEFTIADVAVGSVLNYIPMILKLDLSAYPAVLNYMKQLSKRPAFQRSIGSMA; encoded by the coding sequence ATGCTAAAACTTTACGGCGGCGCTCGTAGTCGAGCGTCAATTGTTCACTGGTATTTAGAAGAATTAGAAATTCCCTACGAATTCGTTAAGCTTGATATGCAGGCGGGTGAACATCTCAAGCCTGAATATTTGGCAATTAACCCATTTGGTAAAGTTCCAGCAATTGTTGATGGGGATTTTCAGCTTTGGGAATCTGGGGCAATTTTGCTGTATCTTGCCGATAAGTACAGTAAAACTCCACTTTCACCAGAGGAACGTTCTGTATTTTCTCAATGGGTGTTGTTTGCGAATGCTACCCTTAGCCCAGGGATTTTTGGAGAGGAGAATAGGGAACGGGAAATGCCCCGCTTGTTGACTCCATTAGATGAAATTTTCAGTAGGCAATCTTTTTTACATGGTAATGAATTCACTATTGCTGATGTGGCAGTGGGGTCTGTTCTGAATTATATTCCTATGATACTGAAGCTAGACCTCAGCGCCTATCCAGCAGTGTTGAACTATATGAAGCAGTTATCTAAGCGTCCGGCATTTCAAAGAAGTATTGGTTCTATGGCTTGA
- a CDS encoding ASCH domain-containing protein yields MPSNILLLSIKPKYAEKIFSGKKQVELRRVRSRLNMDDLVLVYVSSPKKALVGSFEVKYITQMEIKKLPKDLNEFWNQVKNIAGISSKEFQSYYDGASVMVGIFVKNIKTLPDPIELTQLREKIPKFRPPQSYRYLKESEFKMFESMMQGITISSSCK; encoded by the coding sequence CAGAAAAAATATTTTCTGGAAAGAAACAAGTAGAACTCCGTCGTGTTCGCTCTCGATTAAATATGGATGACTTAGTTTTAGTCTATGTCTCATCTCCCAAAAAAGCTTTAGTAGGTTCATTTGAAGTAAAGTATATTACTCAAATGGAAATTAAAAAATTACCGAAAGACTTAAATGAATTTTGGAATCAGGTCAAAAATATAGCGGGAATTAGTTCTAAAGAATTTCAAAGTTATTATGATGGTGCTTCAGTAATGGTTGGTATTTTTGTGAAAAACATAAAAACTTTACCAGATCCTATTGAGTTAACACAACTAAGAGAGAAAATACCAAAGTTTCGACCTCCGCAAAGTTATCGTTACTTAAAGGAAAGTGAGTTCAAAATGTTTGAGTCTATGATGCAAGGGATAACAATAAGTTCTTCGTGTAAATAA
- a CDS encoding PadR family transcriptional regulator → MALAHAILAALVDVPCSGYDLAKRFDGSVGFFWSASHQQIYRELSKLEDRGSISSESILQSGRPDKRLYRVTDMGEQHLKEWIAQPCEPTPIKDDLLVKIFAGHIVPKQIILAELENHQNAHQKKLSTYKDLEQRYFQNPQELPETGKFQYLTLLNGISYETHWLAWCYQVMELLNQTIEN, encoded by the coding sequence ATGGCATTAGCGCACGCAATATTAGCGGCTCTGGTTGACGTACCCTGTAGTGGGTATGATTTAGCAAAAAGATTCGATGGCTCTGTAGGCTTTTTCTGGTCAGCAAGTCACCAGCAGATTTATCGGGAGTTGTCGAAGCTAGAAGATCGAGGATCGATCAGTTCCGAGTCGATTCTTCAATCAGGACGGCCAGATAAAAGGCTCTACAGGGTTACAGACATGGGAGAACAGCACCTCAAAGAGTGGATTGCTCAACCTTGTGAACCCACACCAATTAAAGATGATTTGCTAGTTAAAATTTTTGCTGGTCATATTGTTCCTAAGCAAATTATCTTGGCAGAGCTAGAAAATCACCAAAACGCCCATCAAAAAAAATTGTCTACGTATAAAGACTTAGAACAGCGTTACTTTCAAAATCCGCAAGAACTGCCAGAAACAGGCAAATTTCAGTATTTAACTCTTCTAAATGGCATTAGTTATGAAACGCATTGGCTAGCTTGGTGTTACCAAGTAATGGAGTTACTGAACCAAACAATTGAAAATTAG
- a CDS encoding MAPEG family protein has product MIIFLYSIAAAAVLIYVPFLVVAYARARIGSEMFSTPRAMFDKLPPYAQRATWAHQNTFEAFMIFAAAALMAYVTSVNSFTAQVAAIAFVVGRFLYSIFYILNIPLLRSLMFAIGISSSATLIFLSIIQATS; this is encoded by the coding sequence ATGATAATTTTTTTGTACTCGATCGCTGCTGCTGCCGTTCTAATTTATGTGCCATTTTTGGTAGTAGCTTATGCCCGTGCGCGTATTGGATCTGAAATGTTTTCTACTCCTCGCGCCATGTTTGATAAATTGCCGCCTTATGCCCAACGGGCTACTTGGGCACATCAGAACACCTTTGAAGCCTTTATGATATTTGCCGCAGCCGCATTGATGGCTTATGTAACTAGTGTAAATTCTTTTACAGCCCAAGTAGCCGCGATCGCCTTTGTGGTGGGCCGTTTCCTATACTCGATTTTTTATATTTTGAATATACCCCTTTTGCGATCGCTGATGTTTGCCATTGGCATTTCTAGCTCTGCCACTCTCATCTTTTTGAGCATCATTCAAGCTACTAGTTAA
- a CDS encoding McrB family protein translates to MLADNKSEFVSLFQEFIISYPYTLSGISHTNSYTQQRQQRRRNFEAIAAATDSGENVTESLLLPLLLPYDNNTKNPQSGTWIHVASSVTKDIKELFEGAKWEKPEDWRQIYLAIWNFVRCCNDNPEQLSAACKEFSQIPYSKDLQTEILTPVLNSLRPDEFLLLNNKLLQVINYFANTDYKPRLTDYPAANSTGHKLIKEFAKVMRQPGVPALRDDDLFDMFSHWLVAVKKYDFSNYNLKNTTYWSKEIKSPEYTLSQLTEEIGLNETIIESWIRTINRKGQAILYGSPGTGKTYIAEKLAQHLIGGGDGFSELVQFHPAYSYEDFIQGIRPQSQNGILAYPLVPGRFLEFCKKAESRENTCVLIIDEINRANLAQVFGELMYLLEYRDREIPLTSGNRFRIPKNVRIIGTMNTADRSIANIDHALRRRFAFIELRPNYDVLRRYHLKTGFAVEGLINILEQLNQAIADKNYEIGISFFLTDNLREDIEDIWYMEIEPYLEEYFFNQLEKVDKFRWDKINNQLWI, encoded by the coding sequence ATGCTAGCTGACAATAAATCTGAATTTGTGAGTTTGTTTCAGGAATTCATAATCTCATATCCCTACACACTATCTGGGATAAGTCATACAAACTCATATACTCAGCAGCGTCAGCAGAGACGTCGTAATTTTGAAGCGATTGCAGCAGCAACAGACTCTGGAGAAAACGTGACAGAATCATTGTTACTACCTCTGTTGCTACCTTATGATAACAATACCAAAAATCCTCAAAGCGGCACTTGGATTCATGTTGCTTCGTCTGTGACGAAAGATATAAAAGAATTGTTTGAGGGAGCAAAGTGGGAAAAACCCGAAGACTGGCGACAAATTTATCTTGCAATTTGGAATTTTGTTCGTTGCTGCAATGATAATCCAGAGCAATTATCAGCAGCTTGTAAAGAATTTTCACAGATACCCTATTCTAAGGATTTGCAAACCGAAATACTCACGCCTGTGCTTAACAGCCTTCGACCAGATGAATTTCTTTTGCTCAACAATAAATTGCTGCAAGTAATCAACTATTTTGCGAATACAGACTATAAACCAAGGCTGACAGATTATCCAGCAGCCAACAGTACAGGACACAAACTGATTAAAGAATTTGCTAAAGTGATGCGCCAACCAGGTGTACCAGCTTTGCGAGATGATGACTTGTTTGATATGTTCTCTCACTGGCTGGTAGCGGTGAAGAAATATGACTTCAGCAATTACAACCTCAAAAATACCACTTACTGGAGTAAAGAAATTAAGTCCCCAGAATATACTTTGTCTCAACTTACTGAAGAAATAGGTCTTAACGAAACAATAATAGAAAGCTGGATACGCACAATTAATCGTAAAGGTCAAGCAATTTTATATGGTTCACCTGGAACAGGAAAAACTTATATTGCTGAAAAACTTGCTCAACACTTAATCGGTGGTGGTGATGGTTTCTCGGAACTGGTGCAATTCCATCCAGCATACTCTTATGAAGATTTCATTCAAGGCATTCGTCCTCAAAGCCAAAATGGAATATTAGCATATCCACTTGTTCCAGGAAGATTTTTAGAATTTTGCAAAAAAGCCGAGTCTCGTGAAAATACTTGTGTTTTAATTATCGATGAAATAAACCGCGCTAATCTCGCACAAGTTTTTGGCGAACTAATGTACTTACTTGAGTACCGAGATAGAGAAATTCCATTAACTAGCGGTAACAGGTTTCGCATCCCGAAAAATGTCCGCATTATTGGGACAATGAATACAGCAGATAGGTCTATTGCCAATATAGATCATGCGCTACGCCGCCGCTTTGCATTTATTGAACTTCGTCCAAACTATGATGTGCTGCGACGGTATCACCTGAAAACAGGTTTTGCAGTAGAGGGATTAATTAACATTTTAGAGCAATTAAATCAGGCGATCGCAGATAAAAACTACGAAATTGGTATTTCATTCTTTTTAACAGACAACTTACGTGAAGATATAGAAGATATATGGTACATGGAAATTGAGCCATATTTAGAAGAGTACTTTTTTAACCAGCTAGAAAAAGTAGATAAGTTTCGCTGGGATAAAATCAATAATCAACTATGGATATAA
- a CDS encoding DNA-processing protein DprA yields MSQSTDLIKLDTLAQELATIQQTGSKRIALLGSRHVPITHQNLIEMMTYALVLSGNRIITSGATGTNSAAIKGATRADANLLTVILPQSLERQPLESRQQLEQVMHLVENPSNDNLSLAEASYLCNKEIVSRCQQLICFAFHDSGTLLQTCQDAEEQRKVVTLFYFD; encoded by the coding sequence TTGAGCCAATCAACAGACCTTATTAAACTCGATACATTAGCGCAAGAACTGGCGACAATCCAGCAAACAGGTTCTAAAAGAATTGCCTTGCTGGGTTCTCGTCACGTGCCGATTACGCATCAGAATCTTATTGAAATGATGACTTATGCCCTAGTTTTATCGGGTAATCGAATCATCACTTCTGGTGCTACAGGTACAAATTCAGCTGCTATCAAGGGAGCAACGCGGGCTGATGCAAATTTGTTGACGGTGATTCTACCCCAAAGCCTGGAACGCCAGCCTTTGGAATCGCGCCAGCAACTAGAACAGGTAATGCATCTAGTCGAAAATCCCAGTAATGATAATCTGTCTCTGGCGGAAGCTAGTTACTTGTGCAACAAGGAGATTGTCTCCCGTTGCCAGCAACTAATCTGCTTTGCTTTTCACGACAGTGGCACCCTGTTGCAAACCTGTCAAGATGCAGAAGAACAAAGAAAAGTGGTGACGCTTTTCTACTTTGATTAG
- a CDS encoding tetratricopeptide repeat protein, with protein sequence MNIHSFLADDDQQSKQYKYVLNTTNKVPDRRKSDRSESIFEDSYLRSFALKLAQQGDYTEAIALLSQLICRHPHNAVDYNNRGLIYFQSGERQKALYDYNTALKLNPYLASAYNNRANYYAACGELAAALADYDQAIDLNPRHVKAWINRGITWRDLGQYEKAIENFEVALLFGQLENHIWAERGRTYHLWGDWNCAIADYRRALTKLLSLDNNKNITSCRLRLQLENWLNELLSESAS encoded by the coding sequence ATGAATATTCACTCATTTTTAGCTGACGATGACCAGCAAAGTAAACAATACAAGTATGTTCTCAATACTACAAATAAAGTTCCAGATCGAAGGAAAAGCGATCGCAGCGAATCTATTTTCGAGGATAGCTACTTACGCTCTTTTGCTTTAAAGTTGGCTCAACAAGGAGATTATACTGAAGCGATCGCACTTTTAAGCCAACTAATCTGCCGCCACCCCCACAATGCCGTTGATTACAACAACCGGGGGCTAATTTATTTTCAAAGTGGTGAAAGGCAAAAAGCGCTTTACGACTATAACACCGCCCTCAAACTTAATCCCTATTTGGCTAGTGCTTATAACAATCGAGCAAATTACTACGCAGCTTGTGGAGAATTAGCAGCAGCACTTGCCGACTACGATCAAGCGATTGATTTGAATCCTCGCCATGTTAAAGCGTGGATTAACAGAGGCATTACCTGGCGTGATTTGGGACAATATGAAAAGGCAATTGAGAATTTTGAGGTAGCACTGCTTTTCGGTCAACTAGAAAATCATATCTGGGCTGAACGCGGCAGGACTTACCATCTTTGGGGTGACTGGAATTGTGCGATCGCTGATTATCGTCGCGCCCTTACTAAACTACTCTCTCTTGACAACAATAAAAATATTACTAGTTGTCGCTTGCGTTTACAACTCGAAAACTGGTTAAACGAACTGCTATCTGAATCAGCGTCCTAG
- a CDS encoding McrC family protein: MDINPAQPIILEITEYENKLFPLDKIPDSAGVELYEKYKTQVDIEFPNYTTRQHWKLKAKGWVGYIPVTPELHLKINPKVPIQNLFGMLEYAYNLKGFRFLEGLMDCESLEDFYNNLAQILSHKVLERCRKGLYCTYLSKTQQLSYVRGRLDVRQIIQKPWNVKLKCDYEEHTADLKENQILAWTLYIIGRSSLCSERVSPTVRKAYHALQGLVTVQPCSAEDCIARQYNRLNADYQLLHDLWRFFLENSSPSHEKGNYKTLPFLVDMAYLYELFVAEWLKKNTPQGYFFKQQHPIQISQNRHFSIDILLCDTTGKTIAVLDTKYKSPELAGYTDIHQMISYANTTKCKEAFLIYPKELTQPLDIKSDQIRVRSLTFSLDDNLDRAGQTFLKNLFLFS; this comes from the coding sequence ATGGATATAAACCCAGCACAACCAATAATTCTTGAAATTACAGAATACGAAAATAAATTATTTCCACTTGATAAAATACCGGATTCCGCCGGGGTCGAGTTATATGAGAAATACAAAACACAAGTAGATATAGAATTTCCTAACTATACAACGAGACAACATTGGAAACTCAAAGCTAAAGGATGGGTAGGTTACATTCCTGTAACTCCTGAATTGCATTTAAAAATAAATCCGAAAGTGCCTATCCAAAACCTCTTCGGAATGCTGGAGTATGCGTACAATTTAAAAGGGTTTCGCTTTCTAGAAGGGCTGATGGATTGTGAATCTCTAGAAGACTTTTATAATAATCTGGCTCAGATATTATCCCATAAAGTTTTAGAGCGATGCCGCAAAGGATTATATTGTACTTATTTGTCTAAAACACAGCAGCTTTCTTATGTGCGGGGAAGGCTAGATGTGCGACAGATAATTCAAAAGCCGTGGAATGTTAAACTTAAATGCGATTATGAAGAACATACGGCTGATCTTAAAGAAAATCAAATCCTAGCATGGACACTTTATATCATTGGTCGTAGCAGTTTATGTTCAGAAAGAGTATCACCAACAGTACGAAAAGCTTATCACGCTCTACAAGGATTAGTAACGGTGCAACCTTGTAGCGCAGAAGATTGTATCGCCAGACAGTATAATCGTCTCAATGCAGACTATCAACTATTACATGATTTATGGCGATTCTTTTTAGAAAATAGTAGCCCCAGTCATGAAAAGGGAAATTACAAAACCCTACCCTTTCTCGTTGATATGGCATATTTATATGAACTTTTTGTTGCGGAATGGCTTAAGAAAAACACGCCACAAGGTTATTTTTTCAAACAGCAACATCCAATACAAATTAGTCAGAATCGGCACTTCAGTATAGATATATTACTGTGTGATACTACTGGCAAAACAATAGCGGTTTTAGATACAAAGTATAAATCCCCTGAATTGGCAGGATATACAGATATTCATCAAATGATCAGCTACGCCAACACAACAAAATGCAAGGAAGCCTTTTTGATATATCCCAAAGAATTGACACAGCCACTAGATATTAAAAGCGATCAAATCCGAGTCCGCAGCCTCACCTTTTCCCTAGATGATAATCTTGATCGCGCAGGTCAAACCTTCTTAAAAAACCTTTTTCTTTTCTCCTAA
- a CDS encoding DUF4188 domain-containing protein, which produces MPQVIPGRFTAEIDQPFVVFLIGMRINKLFAFSKWIPTAMAMSPMLRSLNQNPEKGFLGGETFVYWRGVGLIQYWRSFEDLERFARNPADAHLKAWQRFNQGIGADGSVGIWHETYLIEPGRYEAVYGNMPIFGLPAATKHIPAMGRKETARRRLGGDGEPAVPSPAIQPPN; this is translated from the coding sequence ATGCCTCAAGTCATACCGGGACGATTTACAGCCGAAATTGATCAACCCTTTGTTGTGTTTCTGATTGGGATGCGAATTAATAAATTATTCGCTTTTTCCAAATGGATTCCTACAGCTATGGCAATGTCGCCCATGCTACGAAGCCTTAATCAGAATCCCGAAAAAGGGTTTTTAGGGGGAGAAACTTTTGTTTACTGGCGAGGAGTGGGATTGATTCAATACTGGCGCTCGTTCGAGGATTTGGAGCGTTTTGCTAGAAATCCAGCCGATGCACATCTAAAAGCTTGGCAAAGGTTTAATCAAGGTATTGGTGCTGATGGCAGTGTCGGCATTTGGCACGAAACCTATTTAATTGAACCGGGAAGATATGAGGCGGTTTACGGAAATATGCCTATCTTTGGATTACCTGCTGCAACTAAGCATATCCCAGCTATGGGGCGGAAGGAAACAGCCCGCCGTCGCCTGGGAGGTGACGGCGAACCAGCTGTACCATCACCAGCTATACAGCCTCCTAACTGA